The sequence below is a genomic window from Melospiza georgiana isolate bMelGeo1 chromosome 6, bMelGeo1.pri, whole genome shotgun sequence.
TAGTTAGACTTGAAAGAGATGCTAAGATGTCCACTTGTTTAAGACTGGAACCTTTCAAGAAGTGTGTTTGTGAGGGAAGCTTCTAGTAGAAATGCTTTCCAGTCATGAGAACCAGCTGCATTTAAGAATGAAAAATTTTCTGTTTACATACCTAAATCTGTCTTTACgtatctaattttttttctgagtctGGGCCTAATTtcttaaggatttttttttccccccacattGTGGGTCTTTTGCTCTCTGGACCTGAAAAGTCTTTACACAGAATTTTTCTGTAGTATCATGCATGATCAATGCCATGGTTATAATTTTAGGTTTTACCCGAATCTTAATTACCTTTATATTTCTGTAAGGAGAATGAACTAATTTCTTATGGTGAGTGTTAGAATGAGTTTTAGACAGAGTTTTGGAAGAGGAATTCAGTGTGACAGGTGAATGAGTGCTCATGTATTTCAGCAGCAGTCATAGAATCCACATTCTTCTGAAGATCCCAAGAGTGTTCCAGGAATAAATACACTGAAACTTTGTGCTTGTCCCATACATGAGTCCCCACATGAACacattttgggagaaagatgcAGTAATTCTCCAGTTCCCAGACTGCAGTGGGGTCTGCCCTGACTCTGGGAACTTGAGCAGTAAATTGGTATAAACCAGCTTGTCAAGAGCCATCTGCAGCTCAGACTGTTGCTGATCTGCTTTCTAGCCTCTTGTTTTCACATGGAAATTCTAGAGAGATTAAGAAGTATTGGTGTGGGTTAGGCGTGGTCACTGAGTGATGTTATGGGGAAAAGTTGAAAAGATAATTACAGTTGTTTGAAGGACCCAGATTTCCAAGACTGCCAGAAGTGGTTGATGTTCACAATTATTATGAAGATAAACAAGTAAATTAGGATGTGTGTTCTGATGTTGGCCATGTGGGCTTTTCCTGTATTTTGCCATCAGTCAGCATTAACTGATGCTAGAATATGTAGCTAAGATGTCAGCAAACAGCTGTGAAGTAGAACAGTTACCTGTGAAAAGAAGAATGTCACATTCTGCAGATCCTAAAATGGAAAGGATTGCCTTGAGAACTATGTTAAAAATATCAATCACATCATTAGTTTCTGGAAGTACTTCAACTCAGTGACAGTCTACATAGAAAATGCAGAACAGAAAGCACCTCTGCACTTTACACATTCCAGCCTCTCAATTACTCACTGATGTGAAAATATAGAAATACATATTCTAGTAGTTTTCTTCTAGTTGATATAGTGCCTCTGTTTCAAAAGcaattagggtttttttccctgcatggaaaattatttactgtttCTACCTTCTGTCAGGAAGGAAGTGGGACACttcttcagattttaaaatcctTTGAGCATTCACCACATGCATGTAGGTGTGATTTTTCTGGAGAAGTTAGTAGTTAGCATTGACTCAGTAAGACACAAGCTGTGGACAGTCGCCGTGACAGCTTTGTGGGACAAGTGATTTGTGTGGGCTGGGGGATTTCCAAGCACTCACCTGAGCCAGGCTTCAGTGGGTTCTGAGAGCTGATGGAatcacagcacagagcactgaACCTTCAGGGTAGATTTGTATCCTTTCTCCTTGGTCATGTGCTTGGCCAGGGTGGAGGAGAACAAGCCTTTCTTGGATGTTTTACAATCAATACCTTAATTTAGGTCATACCCACAACCATATAGTAGTGTGTGTAAATTTACTGGGGGTTTAGTGAATAGGTTGTGACTGTTTTGAATACAAGAtcaaagagaatttttaaaaccCAATCTGAACAACACCAAGCATACACAAGTAATTTCTTCCTTCTCATATacatggaaagaaaggaaaaggagtgaAGAACATGGACATTAATATGCACAAGGACAGAATTTTTGATAGGCTTTTATAGTGAGGATGGGAAAAAAACTGGGGACAGTCAGGGTGACAAGCTTGACATGGAACAGGTTACTAAAGCTGGGAATGTGATCTACAGTAACTTTATGAAGGAAAATCTGTTCTGATTGTGAGAGAAAGAGGAAACATTTCTGATTTGTCTGTAGAAAAATTTCTAGGCAGTGTCAAGTCTACAATTCTGCAGGGAGTCCCCATCTTAGGGATGTCTCAGTGGAAGTAAAACTCAGCAACAGTTGTGGCTTCCACTGTGTCTCAGTGGAAGTAAAACTCAGCAACAGTGTGTATGGCATGTTATTGTTTACATAGGACCTAATTGAACTTTGAGTCAGCCTAGAGAGCAGCTAAACTCATCTAAATACTGTGATTTAAGACACATAAGTAAAGAACTTCCCTGTCTTTCTTTTATAGTATTTAGAAagatttttgtcttctttctgCTTATAATGGTTTTCCATTATGGAACCGTTCCCCTAGGTGTGGAAGTAGCCCTTTTGTTATCAGTTTTCTCCTATGtttattttcatgtcttttaTATAATAGGACCCTTAGCTAAAGACTGTAGTTTTGGATGATTCTTAGTTTTGTGACTTTCATGTGTATCAGAGGTAAGTCAGCAAAAAACAAAATGTGCAAAATCTTTGTAAGCCACCTTCTCGCATAGTTTAACTCAGTGATTTCACAGATATCTCTCATCTACATTAATGCTTCTTATGTGTCCTGGACAGCCATTGTTCCTGCATTTAGGGAGTATTTAGTAATGAAGAGACAGAGAAGCAGCTCTGAATAAAAGGGATTGAGATGAATTGTAGttgaagaaggaggaaaagcctAGACAATTGgttatttggtttattttcagGAAGGTGGTGTTTAAATAATTTGCCAAAAatctgttgttttttcttttcagcattttaaaatatggaaaCGTTTGTTTCATGTTAGGAAAGATCTTGTTTCCGTGCTTCATTAGCATAAAAACATGTCAGAATCTGAATTTCTTTTAGTTCCCAcaatgaaatgtattttttcattagTCTTGGTTGTAAATTGTTTTATCACATGTACAGGCCTCACTGTTGGGAAGTCGTTTTAATAGGACCAACTGATTTATAATTCTGTGTAGTTTTACATTCCAGAATATGCATTGTAATTGGAATGTATTAACATTTGACCATTTTCCCTACACCACCAAAGAGATTAAGCTGATAATTGCTAGAATGTATTAGAAgtggaatggaaaaaaacccaccaaacaacaaaaaatcaagGGGAAAATAGAGCTAGAACACAAATTGCAATTGTTCTGTGAAATTGTGTCCACAGAGAAGTCTTTGTTGTCACATAAGAGTATTTGACAAGAGTATGCCAGAGCAGTACTACTGAAAATATCCTAATGATTTTAGGTGAAACAGCATCCCCCTTGGAGATGATGGTAAATAGAGCTGCTAAAGTCTGGCTTGCAAGAGGAGGTGGGTGGGGGGAAATCccacagtgcccagggcagctgctgatGTTACAGCTGTAGtgttgctcctgctgctggcaaacAGAAAAGGACACACTAACTCCAGTGATTCTGTGAGCTGGCAGAAATCAGGTAAGTGTGCTGCAGAGCAACATGAGCTGAGGATTTTATTCTCTGTGTGGCTTTATCAGGTTCCTGGTGGTTTTGGTGTGGGGGCACAAGCACTGGGCCAGCAAGTTTAGACCATCCTGTTCAGGCCAGTCTGGGAGTTGTGCTGGTCCCCAGTGCAGTATTATGGCTTCTGCTTCATTATGCATAACTGGAGTTTCCATAACTGCAGGAAACCTGGGAAAAAGGtaggggagggacagggagagctcgagatttctgcctttttgttcttttaatggGAAAATTGTAATATATAATGGTAAAATGggaatttctggttttcttgtGAACGTCTTTTTCCCatattgcatttatttattatggTTTGCAGCTGTAGTTCTAGGCATTTATATCCACACTGCCAACTGTAATAATTCTGAGTCAGGATGACTTTCTGCTAAGTTACCCATCTCCTTCGTTCAAGAGGAGTGTGCAGGGAAGTGTAAAAGTAgatttcttaaaagaaaaacaacagctcTTTTCTATTAAGAGGAAACTGGTCTTTAGCCTTGTGCCTGTCTTTCAAGTCATGTGCACAGCTTATCTGGTAGATTTTTGTTTCTGCACGTGGATGCAGTTGCTTCAGAGCTGAgttaagcagaaagaaaatcaatCAGTAGATTCCAGACACTTCATAAAGGTtacaagaaacagaaatgagaGCTATTGTCACTCTTTAAGTGAAAATACCTCCCTGTCCAGATCAGGCAAAGGCCAATGGGTGCGTGGTTGTTTGCTTAGAGAAAGCTCCTCAGAACACTGTTGTTGGATGCACACACACTGCAAAGATGCAGAAGTGAATGACACCACTGGTGTGTTCTGTCTTCCAAGTCATACAGGCAGCAATTTCACTTCACCCTCAAGTTACCATTTTGCTTACCCTAGAAtgtgttttctcattttccatttcataaTTGGAGCAGGAGGAATGTGTGGATTGATTTATTGAAGTAGTCTCTATGTGGATAAACTAAAGGGTATAAAATACTTAGAGAATACCACAAAACATGAACTGTATTTTTATGTGAACTTTTTTTACTGTTTAATTGATGCTGAAGTATGCTGAACAATCTGCATATCTCAATAGAAGGGGGAAGTTTACCTGACTTGCATTTGGAACTGTAGTTTGCTCTAGATTCACTGACAGGTAAAGCTAACACACCATTGTTGAGAATTGCAACATGTATTTCATTCCCAGAAATATTGAGATGCGTCTAAAGTGtctaaaaaaatctcagaataaataaaacagagcAGTAAATCTGAGGAGATCAGAAAGTAaattttcatagtattttttTGACAAGTTTCTATGTCTATCATACCTGGAATATAGCAGTGGATTGGTTCTTACTTCAAAGATCTTACAGTATcacatattttttaatgtttatgataattttctttgtaaatgTGTAATAAAATTTACTGTATTCCTCAAAAGAATCACTCATGGAAATATACTAAAAAAATGTCTGTTTCATTTCTTTGATATGTTTCTCAtaggaaagaagagaaaggaaacgAAAGCTGAGCAAAGAAATGGCAGAAAAGGCCACAAGGGAACTGGAAAAAATGCAGCTAAAAGAAAAGGCTGACATAAAGTATAAAGAATGGTTAGAGAAGAAGAGAGctgaagaggcagaaaagaagaagaaagagaaggtgTTAATGAACTCACAATTTATTTGGATGGAGTTACTTAATCTGCAATTTATTGCAGATTCAGATTTGATATATTCAAATCTTACATTGAATATATGGACATCAAATGGCAGTGTTGTACatgaagaaaaatctttcaAGAGTTACCATGTTAGTGCATTAAAGGCACTGTGGTATGGTCAGCAAAGTAAGATGCATATTAATGCATTTTTGCTAATAgcctttggtttttttcattggGAAACACTAGATTAACATGGAAATTGGGGGTTGAGGTTTTTCTCAGTCTTAAACCAAAAAAAGTGCATCTTTTCCATTGTTAGGAGAAGGTGCTTGTATTTGAAGAAATACTTGAATTGTATTTCAGCAGTCTGGAAATCTGCAGAATACTATTTACTATTTTGTGTATGTTGTACAGGGCTTTGTCTAGTagtaccttttctttttttatttctaggaaaaagaaaaagaacggATGGCTGAGCTACAGGAGAAGAGAACAAGATCAGAGAAAATCTTTAAGGAATGGCTGCAAAATGCTAGAAATAAACCACAGCCTGCTTTAAATGGTTTCCCAAATGGGAGGTCTACAGGTTTGTATGTACAGTACACAAATAGGAAGTGACTTGGGCTTGTGGTTCCTTCCTTCTTGTATTTTAGTGTAAAATGAAGGCTGTTTAAGACACTCATCTAATACTATCTAATTAAGACACTCATCTAATATTTGTCACATAGGAATGGTTACTTTAACTATAAATCAGGGAAACAGGTTGAGAccttttgtgtatttttcttagcctttattttttattatttgggAGGAAAATGACATTATTTGAGATAATTATGTGGTGTACCAAAGGATGATTTTACCTGATTTTTCTTACCAGGCATAGGAATCACTAGAGCAAAGTCTTGGGTCCTGTGAAGCAAATTAGTTGTGTTATTGTCAAGTTAGTTTTGTGTTACAGAAGGTGTGTGTCAGCACACCTGAATCCACCTTAGAAAAGAGGTGAGGTTTTGAGATCCAAGAACTATTAGAAGCTGACAGAAGTCCTGTCTGAAAAAGGAGACGGGCACCAACCTGTGTTCTGAgctaaaattttgtttttcacctgCATTGCACCTCCTTGGCTTCTGTAATCGTGTTCcatttttgtttgaaaacatcTTATTTTTCTGTGCAACTGAAATAATTGCTTCTATTTGACTTTGCAACAGAAATAGTTTTGAGaccaaaattctgatttttgaaTGTTCAAGAGACAGGTATAAAGCAGCTGAACAGCCTTTACTCTTCtgcttacatttatttttaaatagtgaTATACCTTGCCTTCCTGTTTTGGTTGGACCTGCATTACAGACTGACAGCTGCAATCATTTATTTCAGTCATTTTTGAAGAATATTTGTCTACTCACTCGCGTGATTCAGTGTAATGTGTTACAAACTTTGAAGTGTATCCTTTCATCACGTGGTTGGGTAAAACAAAGTAGCCAATTTGTAGACATTTACAGTTCTTAAGAACACAAAGGACTGAGCATTCAACCTGCTTATTATTTAAGTAGAAGTGAAGAATATACCAGTTActgtttaaaaagcaaaaagatgGACTGGTTATCATTTTGAGTCACTTTAATTGTGATGTGACTGTGCTTTCTCTGAAGATGTTGTTGTGTTGTATAATTATTGTAACTGCTTGTACTGGCAAGCTTGTGGTGTAAATATTCCTTCTAAATTATGTgtattttctaaatattctAGGAAGTGCTGATAGAAATCTGTATCCAGCTCCAGCATATTGTAACCCCATTCCTTGGAAGCCAGTACATGTGTCTCCCCCAAAGGAAGACACAGTTCTCAGCAGGAAGAGGGGTCAGAGACCTGCATCTTGTCAGCCATGTGCAGCTTTACCAGTGGTGATTTCTAAGCCCAGGAGTAACCCTTGTAGTGGATCCCTGTGCAGAAAGAAGCTATagatggaagaaaaaatgttcttACAACCTTGACCAAATGGGGCCATAAATGTGAAGTTCTGTGTAGTTATATGTCCAGTGCAGTTTGCTTTGTGCCTGCCTTCCCCCCCccgcctttttttttttcctcccctttttttgGAGCAGGTTTTGTGTTTACTGCTAGTTGACCAATCAGgcttttaatgctttttctATATTGCATTTTAgtttaagaaaaaggaaaagattaaTTGTAATGGGACTGTGGGACTGTACCTCAATGCCAATAAAATGCACAGggttgtttcttcttttcctctcttgttGAAGGAGTTCTTTTGTAGATCTAATTATTCTTTTGGGCAACAGTATTGACTAGGttattttaaagataaatttaatttgtaacaaattgttttaattgtaacaaattttaaaacagtTCTTGGCTAAATGCGGAAGGAATTGGCCTGCCTCAGTTCCAGGGTTATCATGTCACTGGGATTACAGAGATCTAGTGGGATGGCTGGAGTGCTGCAAGGAATGGCTGCAGGCTCTTGAGGAAGCACGGGCTCTTTGCTGGCCCTGATATGCACAAACCAGGGAGAGCTGCTCAGGGGTGTGAAGTTTGGGGCTAGTGATGACATGCCTCAATCTGTGAGATTTGGTCAGGTGCACCTGAGAATGCTGAGGAAGTGGCACATGTCACTGTAAGGATGCTCTCAATTATCTTTGAGAGGTCTGATGATAAGGGGAGGTTGCTGAGAGCTAGAAGGAAGTGAATGTCAGGCCAGCCTTCAGGAGGGGTGTggatgcagagctgcaggccAGCACAGCCTCACATCAGTCACCTGGACAGCTGATGATGGATGTGGTGAGTGCAGCCAGCAGcctcctgggctgcagaggaagagCCTGTCCCTTGTGCCATAACTATGTGAGACCACACTGGAGTGCTGGGCCCATTCCTGGGCAGCAATGTGCCAGGAAAAGAGTGACACTGATGTTCTGGAGCAAGCTCAGTGAAGAGCCACAAAGATGATTAAAGGATTGCAGCATCTGACAAGAATGCATCTCTTTcagaagctgagagagctgTGACAGTTCATCATGAAGGAGAGAAACTTCACTAATGTCTGTAAATACCTGGTGGCTGGAGAGAGAGAGCAGACCTTCCTCACTAGTGCCCAGGGAGTGGAAATCAAAGtacaggaaattccatttaaacagAGGGCAAAAATGTTAAGAGGAAGAGTCATCTAATGCTGGAAC
It includes:
- the CCDC34 gene encoding coiled-coil domain-containing protein 34 isoform X1, whose amino-acid sequence is MSGGAIGPSPSPAEGRLSPSPSEGSPLSLPSRCSSPERAEPPGASRSPPGHRRAERSETAEERKVSPWKDNLSPWEEWFIGKEKELRARLQAQAAEEVNKQLEEMKQNQEWERRKRIAEEKHKEWVLKKREEERRERKRKLSKEMAEKATRELEKMQLKEKADIKYKEWLEKKRAEEAEKKKKEKEKEKERMAELQEKRTRSEKIFKEWLQNARNKPQPALNGFPNGRSTGSADRNLYPAPAYCNPIPWKPVHVSPPKEDTVLSRKRGQRPASCQPCAALPVVISKPRSNPCSGSLCRKKL